CGTACGCTGGCGGATGCGCTGGGCGAGTTGAAACGTCATTTGCCAGAGGGTGCATTGCTGGTGGTGCGTGATGGCCCGAAAGGTTGCTGGGTGAATGCCGACCATGTCCCGGGCTTCAAGGTGAAAGCCGTCGACAGCAATGGGGCGGGCGATGCCCATGCGGGAGTGTTTGTAGCCGGGTTGGCTGCGGGACTTGCGCCGGTTCAAGCAGCGCGCCGCGCGAATGCGGCTGCGGCGTTGGCGGTGACGCGTTGGGGGCCAGCAACATCTCCCGGCAGTGCAGAAGTTGACGCCTTACTCACTGAATAAACTCGGTCAAACTGTGGGAGCTGGCTTGCCTGCGATAGCGGCGCGTCAGTCAATAAACACTGACTGACCCACCGCTATCGCAGGCAAGCCAGCTCCTACATTAGCCCAATGTGAGGGCTACTGGCTGGTTTCAGACTCCAACTTACGCGCCTCATCCACCCCAGACGCCGTCAGCTTGATCGGTAAATTCAGCGAGTACTCACCGTCATCGCCGGTGGTGACATGCCCATCCTTGATAAATCCGCGGTCCTGCAAAAAGCCAGCACACTGGCCACCACTTTTTCGCCGCGGTAGTTATCCAGCACCTCCTTGCCCAAGCCATTCGGATGGGCGTGCAGCAGGCGGGTGAGGACTTCTTTTCAAGGTTTCTATCGACGTTCATGCGTACCTCTTCACTGGGAAATGATCGGGTGTTGGCGGTGCGTTGATTAGATCAAGGTGCAGGCTGTTTTGGCGCGCCTGGCAGGTTCGAGTCGTCGCCTTTATTGATCTTCGGTTCGTTCACCGAAGGGCCCATCTTGCCGTTGCCGACCGCTGGCGGACTCTGGCGACCGGTGTCCTGGCCTTGGGTGTGCGGGTCGGCGCTGTTGCTGTTGTCGACCGCGCCGCCATTGGTTTCCATACCGGTGCCCATGGATTTCTGGGTTTCGCTGGTGGAGGGGTTGGTGGGACCGGTGGACGAGGTGGCCGCTACACTACTCAGGGAAACCGCAGACAGCAGGCCGGTGAGGGCGAGGGCAGCAAACTGGGAATGCTTCATGAGGGTATCTCCATAGGATTAATGTCCTTACCCTCTATTGGTCCGCCCGCACTTTGCGTTCGTGCCTTGATGGCGACGAACGGTCTTAGCTCACCTGTAAGATTTTGTGTGCCGATGCTCGGCGCCAAATCAATCGCGCCACCGTGATCAGCCAGTTAAGCAGCGCCACAGCCACCACACTCAACAGCAACGTCGGCAGGCCGTATTCCACAATGATCTGCCCCGCCAGCAACGGAAACCCGAACACCCCGACAAAGTACGCCAGGCTGAACAACAATAGCGCCTGGGACGTGGTGCCGGCCGGTGCTTCATTGGCCACCAACCCGTTGATCACTGAATACGTCAGGCCATAGCCGACGCCCAGAGTGACTGCCGCCAACAGGTAACTGAAGCTGCCCGACACGCTGAAGCCAAACATCAACACCGACACCAGCATCAGCCCCGACAGCACACACGCGGCGCTGTAGGCATCACGCTTGACGACGAACCCGGCGATCAGCAAACGGCTGGTGATTGCGGCGCTCAGGAACCCCGCGAAGAACAACGAATAGTCCAGGTTGTGCGCCGCCGCATAGCTGGTCTGGAACGACGACAACCCACCGAACACGCAGCCGCCGAGGCCGACCATGATGATCGCGAACACCGCTTTGGACGACAGTACCCGGCGCACGGCAACCCACGAGATTTTCGCCGCCGGTACAGCACCTTGTTGCTTGAGATGGGCGCCCAAGCGCCAGAACATCACTACCCCAATCAGGCTGGCGCACGCGGCGATGTAGAACGCGGTGGTCAGGGGCAATCCCAGCGCATTCGCCGCACGCCCCAGCAAAGGGCCGGCGCCGATGCCACTCATCATGCTCCCCGACAGCAATGCGAAGTACTTGGCCCGATACTGTGGCTCCACCAGCATCGCCACGATGATCGGCCCCAAGGTATAGAACACGCCCCAACCCAGCCCCAAGGCCAGGCCAAACATCATCAAGCCCTGGCCAAAACCTGGCGTCAGCGCAAAGCCCAGGCACGCCACGGCCAGCAAAAGGCCAAGCATTGCAATCGAGCGAGCGGCGCCGAGCCAATCGGCCAGGTGACCGGACACCATCACGGCGACAAAGGTGCTCAGCATCGCCATGGAAATCACACTGCCGGCGTCGTGTTCATTGCCGCCGCGCAGGTGGATCAACAGCGACAGCAAGAACGTCGAGCCATAAGACAAGGACAACAGAAAGCTGGCCAGGCAAAAGAACACGAAGTGTTTTCGGGAAAGCATCGCAGCGGTGGACATGGGCGGACCTAGCCGTTGTTGGATTTATGCCGTCAGCTTTTAGCACGGGTGGGGCGCGGGTTAGTTGTGGTGTTAGTGGTCTCAGCATTAGCCACAGGTGGAGTAATCGCGCGGTGCACTGTGCCGCCGGACGAGCGGTCAAGGCGAGCAAATTTGTTCAACCGCCGTACAGCTGGCCTTTGCGATAGTCCTGATGCGTAGTTGAAGTCGTGGGGTATCTGTCGCGTTTAAGCCAGAACCCAAGGGTCTCGTTCGCCTATCAATGTATCGAGAGCGGTACCGGCGAGATACGCAATATTACAAATCGGCGACTTGGCCGGATTGACCCCACACAGCGAACACTGCCGCCATGACTACTGTGACCTTGCTGAAAGCACCCGTTATCGCCCGACCGACAGAGGTGTTGTACGGTCCAATCCAGCCTGAATTGTTGCGTAACGAGGTGTTGGCCGATTTGCTTGAGGCCACGGTGCGTCGTGACCCGCACCAGGTGGCGCTGATCGATGGCGAACGCCAGCTCAGTTATGGCGAGCTGGATCGACAAGCCAACGTCGTCGCCTCGCGCTTGATCGAGGCGGGCGTGGGGCCCGGCCAGATTGTCGGCTTGTGGATGCCGCGCGGGTTGGAACTGCTGGTCATGCAGGCGGGCATCGCCAAGACCGGCGCCGCCTGGTTGCCGCTGGACCAGGACACACCGCTGGAGCGCCTGCAGATCTGCATGGAGGATGCCCAGGCGGTTGGCGTCTTGAGCAGTGCAAGCAACGCCCCGCTTTGCAGGCTGTGGGGCTTACCGCCTGGGCCGCCGAGGTATTGCTCGCACCGTTGGCGGCGCCGTTGCTGCGCCGCAGCAATGCGCAGCCGAAGACCCGGCCTACGTCATCTACACCTCCGGCTCCACCGGCAAACCCAAGGGCATCCTGATTTCCCAAGGCAGCATCTGCCACTTCCTGCGCAGTGAAAACGCGATCCTCGGCATCCAGGCCAGCGACCGGGTTTACCAAGGTTTCTCGGTGGCCTTCGACATGTCCTTTGAGGAAATCTGGATCGCCTACCTGGTGGGCGCCACCCTGTGGATCGGCCCCAAGGACATCACCGGCGACCCCGAAGCCCTGCCGCGCCTGCTCGCCCAGCAGCACATCAGCGTGTTGCACGCGGTGCCGACGCTGCTGGCATTGTTCAGTGAAGACGTACCCAGCCTGCGCCTGATCAACCTTGGCGGCGAGATGTGCCCGGAGTCGCTGGTGGAACGCTGGAGCCGTCCCGGCCGACAGATTTTCAACACCTATGGCCCCACCGAAGCCACCGTTTCTGCGAGTTTGGCGCGCTTGGTGCCGGGCGCACCGGTGACGATTGGCACGCCGCTGCCCAATTACGGTTTGCTGGTGATCGAGGCCGAACTGGCCGCCGGTGCCACGCCGACCTTGCTGGCGCGCGGGCAGACCGGCGAGCTGTGCATCATCGGTCCCGGCTTGGCCGACGGGTATTTGGGAAGGCCTGACCTGACCCGCGAAAAATTCCTCGAAAACCCCTGGTCTACCGGCTACTACGATGAGCGCCTGTATCGCACCGGTGACTTGGCGCGCATTGATGCCGACGGGCAAGTGGTGTGCCTGGGGCGCGCCGATGACCAGGTGAAGATCCGTGGTTTTCGGGTCGAGTTGGGCGAAATCGAAGCCTTGCTCGCCCAACAGCCTGGGGTCGGCACGATCGCGGTGCTGCTGCGCAACGACAGCGGCATCGATCAATTGATCGCCTATCTGGTGCCCGAGGGCGGCCTGCCGGTGGACGACTTGCCAACACGGTTGCGCAAGGCATTGCAGGCGCGGTTGCCGGCGTACATGGTGCCGGGTCGCTTTGAACTGCTCGACAGCATGCCGCGCCTGACCTCCGGCAAGATCGACCGCAAAGCCCTCAAGGC
The Pseudomonas poae DNA segment above includes these coding regions:
- a CDS encoding MFS transporter, coding for MSTAAMLSRKHFVFFCLASFLLSLSYGSTFLLSLLIHLRGGNEHDAGSVISMAMLSTFVAVMVSGHLADWLGAARSIAMLGLLLAVACLGFALTPGFGQGLMMFGLALGLGWGVFYTLGPIIVAMLVEPQYRAKYFALLSGSMMSGIGAGPLLGRAANALGLPLTTAFYIAACASLIGVVMFWRLGAHLKQQGAVPAAKISWVAVRRVLSSKAVFAIIMVGLGGCVFGGLSSFQTSYAAAHNLDYSLFFAGFLSAAITSRLLIAGFVVKRDAYSAACVLSGLMLVSVLMFGFSVSGSFSYLLAAVTLGVGYGLTYSVINGLVANEAPAGTTSQALLLFSLAYFVGVFGFPLLAGQIIVEYGLPTLLLSVVAVALLNWLITVARLIWRRASAHKILQVS